The proteins below come from a single Eucalyptus grandis isolate ANBG69807.140 chromosome 3, ASM1654582v1, whole genome shotgun sequence genomic window:
- the LOC104437493 gene encoding F-box protein SKIP1 has product MDASEQPPPPPPPPADSSGESGSSPDWAELTHECLTNVLSRLTAEQLWKGPMLVCKSWLRASADPSLHTAFDLEARFESSRESIHWWSPEFERRVDAMLRSAVGWSDGGLAAIRARHCSDRALDLVAERCPNLQVLSIKSCQSVTDASMARIASRCASLRELDISYCHEVSHKSLVLIGRNCPNLKVLKRNLVNWLDPSQHEGVVPTEYLNACPQEGDSEAAAIGKCMPQLEHLEIRFSKLTAKGLTSICDGCLDLMHLDLLGCANLTSRDIVNATSNLKNLQDIIKPNFYIPRSVFHTERYGHWQLYDERFQTDVFRI; this is encoded by the exons ATGGACGCCTCCgagcagccgccgccgccgccgccgccgcctgccGATTCCTCCGGCGAGTCGGGGTCGAGCCCGGACTGGGCCGAGCTGACTCACGAGTGCCTCACCAACGTCCTCTCCCGCCTCACGGCGGAGCAGCTCTGGAAGGGGCCCATGCTCGTCTGCAAGTCGTGGCTCCGCGCCTCCGCGGACCCCTCCCTCCACACCGCCTTCGACCTCGAGGCTCGCTTCGAGTCGTCCCGCGAGTCGATCCACTGGTGGTCGCCGGAGTTCGAGCGGAGGGTCGACGCCATGCTCCGATCGGCCGTCGGCTGgagcgacggcggcctcgccgcgATCCGCGCCCGCCATTGCTCCGATCGCGCCCTCGACTTGGTCGCCGAGAG GTGCCCGAATCTTCAGGTTCTCTCAATCAAGAGCTGCCAAAGTGTCACCGATGCCTCGATGGCCAGGATAGCATCCCGTTGCGCCAGCCTCAGGGAGCTCGATATTAGCTATTGCCATGAGGTGTCTCATAAATCTTTGGTTCTGATTGGGAGGAACTGTCCTAATCTTAAAGTTTTGAAGAGGAACCTGGTGAACTGGTTAGATCCTTCCCAACATGAGGGTGTAGTCCCCACTGAGTATTTGAATGCTTGCCCGCAAGAAGGCGATTCAGAAGCTGCCGCTATAGGGAAGTGCATGCCTCAACTGGAGCACCTCGAGATTCGCTTTTCCAAGTTAACAGCGAAAGGTCTTACCTCCATTTGCGACGGTTGTCTCGACCTTATGCACTTGGACCTGTTGGGGTGTGCAAACCTGACTAGTCGTGATATCGTGAATGCGACGTCCAATTTGAAGAATCTGCAGGACATAATTAAGCCTAATTTCTACATCCCTCGGTCGGTTTTCCATACAGAGCGGTATGGCCACTGGCAGTTGTATGATGAGCGATTCCAGACGGATGTCTTCCGAATCTGA